The following nucleotide sequence is from Sander lucioperca isolate FBNREF2018 chromosome 19, SLUC_FBN_1.2, whole genome shotgun sequence.
gtagtgcactgcatttaCCACACTTCGACAAGTGAAAGATTgagtgtactcaaatagctagtataagtacagaagtgcgcgatttgagacacaccattagtcacactcatcccgctcgtcatttccgggttagcactccaccaatcagattggtcatggagtccgactgcccgccctccgacacAACATGTCAGgacagccaaaatgaaggctacCGCCGCCGgtacagaacacaccgaacagactcaagtcactgacgtcgccagactgtccggacaattatcgggttggtgtgtcactgcCTTTAGAGCAAACATTTTGACAGTGTGACAGTATACTATTTGCGTGTCCATAGGAGAATAACCAACAATTGTGTGCGAGTTCACATTGAATTCTTAACTTCTTTCAAATTGTTTTCTTCAGGTTTTCATCCCTCTGAACCCATGTGGAGGGGAAGTGCAGCAAAACTCAGCTCTACCAGACTACCTCCCAGAAGAAGAGGAGAGCCCAGAGAGGGAGGTCGACCGAGCGGTTTCCCGCACCACAGCTAAGGAAGATTCTAATGGAAGCTGGCTCAACGCCGCCGCCGGTTTCCTCACCAAAACTTTCTACTGGTGAAACTGGCGCAGTTTAATTCCCTGAGATCCAGTGATGCAAAGTTGTGCTAAAAGACTGCAGCTGCTGTGTATTTTGAATGAGTGGACATTACTGGATGTTAGAACATCAAAGGCCTACATCCTGGCGTTGTGTGCATGGTCTAATCTTCACCAACTTGCCATCAGTTCTTGGAAAAACTACACATTGTCAACATGTGCAAAAGCACTTCTGATTTTTGCTctattataataatacattgaatttatatagcgcttttcacaaACTCAAAGTCGCTATTATGGTTCTGGTTACTCATCGAGGATCACACACTTTAAAACTATCTTGTCTCTGGACTTGTATAATGCTGTTTTCTATCCAGTATTCTCATtgaatgtaaatattttcttaaAATCTGTCAAACTGTCCATTTTCTCCTTACATGTAAAAAACTACTTTTCTACACAGTTGGAAAAGCATTTTCTGTATATCCTGCTGTTTGTAGTTGTTTTGGTTTATGCTAAAATAAATCTACAAAGTATTACATGTTTTCAATGTGCACTATTCTGTATTTTGATCAAAAAGGACAAAATCATTGCAATACTACATCAGTGAATAGGTAATCAATTCAAAAAGTTTTATTTACTTGCCAAACAGTACCACTGCAACAGTTAGTGATTTGAGTTTTACAGTGGTTCAAAAATCTCATCCCACAGCCCCTCTTCTGAAGTAAAGGGCTTGTTTTTTAAAGCATTGTCAGTCTTAGCAAAATATATCAACTTTTAAACATAATTTATAGGATATGTATGTATAATGTAATTTACAAGCAATTTATTTTCAGGCTAAGTCAAGTTACCATGAACAGCATGCTatgtactactgtcagaaaccAGCACTACATAACCAAGACATGAGTATCCTTCCATTTTGGTGGTACTGCAAGATTTGAGGAGTGCAAAGACCCAAATGCTAAGACAGCAGCATTACTGGAAGGTTGTGTAAAAGATGGAAGTGAATATCACAGAAGTGTAATGGTTGGGTTCCAGGATTTACTATAATCCCCCTCCTATCTTAAATTAGTGAAAAGCTGTATAAAAGGACAAACTGTTTGACATTATAGCTCTCAAATGATGACATAACATTTCTTCATAATCTTTCATAATTTTAACATAAATCAAACGGAAGCTACTGGAGAGTTATGGCATGTGGCCAGAATGTCAAAGCTCACAGTGGGAATGGATATCTTCATTTTAGTGAGAAAGACATGTCACCTCATTCTCTCTACGATGCGGTAAGGCAAAGGAACGTCTAAATTAGCAGCATTTCTTCTTAACCCTAAATCAAAAAGATCAAACAAATCAGATTTCAGAATTAACATCAACAACAAATTATGTTGTAGTTTGCTTGGCCAAAACAAAAGTCAACCTCCAACACAAGGTGGCTAAGCTACAGCTGAGTGCTCCAACACTGGCTGAGTTTAGACAGTGTGACAGGACGTAGGATGCAGCACTGATGGGGTAAATGTAAAAGgtaaacaaatgaaaagaaaggGCTGAACTTAACATCAAAtcagatcttttttttcctcaatttAAAGTTAAACAGAAAGACTTTGAGGATTGAGGACAAAACAAAGAATCACATTACATCTGTACAGCAAttgaataaaactaaaaaaaaaaaaatcagtagtTTACACCCTAATTCTCATTTGAGAACAGTATTTTCAATTTGTCATTATTTAACTTAAACTCCATACTCCAACGCCCCTGCCTCACCCCAATAATAACTAGTCTTAAACACTGTAGACACAGCAAAAATACATTACATGACTTTCCTCTAGTCTTAATACAACTTCATGCACTGACATTGCTATATCCCATCTCTTCTTAACATTTCAATAGAAACGTTGAAACTTTAATGAAACCTTGTAATTCAGAGCCAGAGTTCCAGTTATAACGTCACATTGCTGATTTTGTCAATCTGATTACAGTGTGTtctacagcaacaacaaaaagctATTCAAGTATCATGGCTGAAGACTTAAACTGattgcagtcacacacacacacacacacacacacacacactcactcacgtGATTTCAGGACATTTACTTCAGAATCAGCGGTGGTGATCCAGTGTAATCatggtcagagacagagagagacgatCTGTTCCCCAGGTAGTTTGTTGAGGGAAAAGTAACTTTTCTCTAGAGATGCTTTTTGGAGATCTTTGGAAGATGCCAACTTTGGGAAATGGCTGCGGTGTTCTTCTGATGCGGGAGGATGAGAAAGTAAAACCTCTGGAAGTGTCTGGCTGTGATGCTGCGAGTCCTTCCTTTGATTCAGTCCAACAGCTCTGTGTTACCTCTTTCTGGCCATctcacttcctgtctctctggGTGTGGAATCATGTCGGTCTAACAGGGCATCAGGCAACATCTAAAAACCAAGGGCAACAACGAAAACCGTCAGTTGCTATGAAGGCTAAGGTAACTAAAATACCCACCTCTTCAAAAAGGATCTAAAAGTCTAGTCGAGAAAAATGGTGCATGTAGACTTAGTGGAaacttgtactgtatgtgctaaAGATAGTTAATCCAGCAGACTGTTACATACCCTCTCGTTCTCTAATGGTGTGAGCAGTATCAACTTTATCAGATCAGATTAATTATGTACGACGATCACACCGAAAGCTAACCACAGTAAGCGACTTCCTCTGCAACTATACTAACAGAATGAAGAAGGGTGTCGTAGATGATGACAAATGAAAGAACCAGCGGCAAAGCAGAAAGAGGATGCTTATTGACCTGGTCCCTGCTGGGCTGATATGTCCTCTATTCCGCCTAGAGGCTTTAGGAGGCCGTTCTCCCTGAAGGCTAAGACAGGaactctctcctccccctcctgctgctgctgctgctgctcctctccCTCAGGAGGAGACAACCTGGAATGTGAAGGCAGTACAATCACCTCTTCAAACTCCCCGTTTTCCCTGGAGAAACAGAGGATGGAAAGGAAAATGTTGCCCTCATTACAGCCATCAATGTGatcagggtgcgatttgtgtaaaaaaacagagggggtgttttttgatcatgcacaacaaaacatgcaagaattaaatcccccttccaataGCATGGACACAGTGCCACTCGGCCAAACACTCAAACATGCACTTCAACATTCAATGGAAAACGCAGcgctttcaagccagagagcagAGTTGACTTTgcggcgaaaacaaaatactttaacCTAGGAAACGCTTGTTCGTTCCTCAGGAAACTCCAAACCgcaatcttttttctaaacttaactagttgttttggtggctaaacttaactgtcatgacGCTAACTTTTTCCggctgaaaggaccgtcatctggcggtgcctgtagccggctcagagtcacctattggcagctaaacaactgccgctggtagccggcatcctggagctctgtagcggcaaCTGCCCCTCGGATTCTATCGCACTATAGGCTattcacgttacagcgctttatTTAGTTTAAAGTACTTCTATTTTGGGTATATAATGGTATATTGGTGAagtataaataaagaaaattcagcagaggcagggatatgtaaaCCAGAAAGGAGGAAATCCCACACACAACACCCCGGGCAAATCGCACCCTGAATGTGACAATCTACTGTCAAAAATATGTTATATGATATGTGTTTGCTGTGCATTTCGTCTAGAACTCTACCTCTGGTCAGGATGGCTCAGTGTGGTGGTGTTGGGGTTTGGGTTGGGCTCAGGTTGGCGACCGTTGCTATTGTGTGTTGGTGACACAGTCACTGCAGATGGACTCGCGGCGGCAGGGGTCACTGATTATGAGAGAAAACCAACACGGCGGTGAGATACTGCATCATGGGAACAAATGTAGtggatatattttaaaaaaggtaCGACAGGAAAGTTATATTCCTGCAAAAGtgattatacattttttttaaataaaatgtgtatgaTTATAGAAAAAGGTCAATTCAGTTACCTGCACTGTTTCCATTCCTGTTGGGAACAACTTTCTACAGATGTGAAGGAATACAAAGAGAATGAGCACTCAGGAACAATACATGGATTCGTTATGATTAGTCAGACACCACATTTATTTTAACCTTTACCTTCTCGGTTGTGTCTGAACGTCTTGTTCTCTTCATGATCTCCTCCAGACGCTGGTGGGAAAAAAAGTGCTTTTACAGGCACTGCACATGAGGAATATTACAAAATATTAcaagtgtgtgtgaacatgagTCACCTTTTTTCTCTCCAGGCGTTCAGCCTCCTCTTTCTGGaagtgtttctctctctcctgcctcAGTCGCTCCGCCTCCTCTCTCTGTCGagactcttcctcctctttctaacacacacacacacacacacacacacacacacactttgatttTACTGTGAGACCAACAGACAGCTTGGGTGGGTCTGTCAAGTTGAGTCTTTAGTTTGCTTGTACCCTTTCTCTGACCTGTTTCTGGAGtctctctgcctcctctctctctttctgaagcctctctccctccacctttctctcctcttcctccttccttctcatCTCCTCCGCCTGACGCTgagcctcctcctctctttttgcCCGCTCCTCGGCCTTACGGCGAGCCATCTCCTCCTTCGCTAACCTGTGCAGACACACAAATTGATCACAGTCGAGGATGCAGATACACACGCCTTTAGTATTATCCATCTCCTTGCACACTACTCTggatctcacacacagacacacacacacacacacgttcacataCAGCGCAGCCAGCTTACCTGCGCTGCTCCTCCTGTTGCTTGCGCTCCTCTTCTTCTCGCTCCCTCTGCTCGCGGGCCAGCCGACGATTCTCAGTCAAGATACGACTCGCTTCTTCTGGATCTGTGGTGCCTGCCGAGGGCTTGTGGGCTGGAGGACTGCTTACACTCTCTAGAAGAACATGAAAGAAAGTAGAACATTTGGCCAGTGCATCTTATAAACAGACTAATAAACAGTAATCCAGGCTGTATGATAGTGTGGGTGTGAAAAGGGTTTGTGAGTGGTAACTGACCGCTGGCTGctgctggtgtctgctcatcaCTGGTCTTGTTCTGACCCAGTGGCTGAGGGCGAGGCTGAAGAGGAGTGAGGAcctgctcttcctcctccccttctctgACTCTGGTGGGTTGGGGGCTCTCAGGCGTGATCCTGTAAGGACGAAGATTTCCAGGGTCCTCTGTCCCCGGAGACTTAAGCAGCTTGGGAGTCGGGGGGCGCCCTCCTGTCTTTTGTGGAGTCCTGTGTGCAGGAAGAACAGCAACAGTTGTCTATAAAGTACTGGCTAAAATAAGAGCAAATGTAATTCTTCTGGTGTTTAGCaatttgaatgtttttcatGAAACCTTGCTTACTTTTACTACATACTTTTTCCCAAACCTTACAAAGTTGATACACCCTCACCCGCCCTGCTCCCTATAATCAATAACTCCAATTTGTCACACATCTGCTTCCAGTATGTACCTCATTTTGTCAGCCATCATGGGTGTGTTCTCCTACCTGCCAGGAGAGGGAGCTGTCACTTTGCTGGTCTTCTTGCTTGGAGAAGAGGAGCGCTTGTTGGGGGGCAAGCTCAGAATGGGAGCCAATGGGAGTGAGAGGTTGCTCCATGACTTCCTGACATGGTCACGGTCCTTCTGCTATTGGTgcaggagatggaggaggaaaAGATCATTATTCAAAATGGGCAGGAATTTTCTTTCTTACCTGATAAGCTCTTCATAAAAATGTCCTTAGCAACACACAAAGTAATCGGGTGGTACAGATGGGTGTACCGTCCCAGGTTGTCCTAATGACAGCAGCAGATGATGATCAGTAACAGGATTAGACTCAGACAGCCTTCCTTTGACCGTGCATAACCTCTGGCACCAAGCCATGGCACCAACCTAAAAACAGAACCCTAACTGTTGTCAAAATTAAAAATCAACCTTCTCTCACTCAGACCAACTCACAAGACATTTATCATGTCCTGTTTGTAGAGGCACCAAACCCTCACTCGCATTAACACTGACCTACAGTATACAGGATCTGGACATTATAGCACATAAGTGGCATCACCGGTGTGGTGGATTGGGTCTGGATTACGAATGCGTTTGTGTACATTTATGGTTTATGCCTGTGTCTCCGGGTCCCTGTGTGGAATATAAAGTGCAAAAGATGTCCTCCTTCTAAGACCTTAATGGTATAAGCTGTGATACAGcagcagacagatggacagtgCGTACAGTgtgctgtggtgtgtgtgtgtgtgtgtgtgtgtgtgtgtgtgtgtgtgtgtgtgtggcagagacacacagatactCAGATATATTGTGTCCGACTGATCTGGGGCATCATCAGTATTAAAAAGATGAACAAGAAGAAGAGAAGCAAAAAGCAATGAATCACTGTGAGCATAGTAAGgcagcaaaaaataaatgcaccACCATTGTTCATAAACAGGCTTAGAGACAGTAAATCTGTCAACATCAAATAGATTCAAGTAGTTTATTATGTAATGAAGTATGATTTGTTTTCCATCACATAAACACAGAAGCACCTCACATTTGCCACAGGTTACATTTCTGACAATATTGCAACTGTCATATATTGAGAACCCATATCCTCTAGCTATTCTGTCAAACACAGGTGCAGGTTGCTGACATGACCCACCTGTGTGTTGCCAGTGGTCCTCCTGCGAGCAGTCGTGGTGGTAGACGAGACCGCCCCCCTGCTGAGGTTCCTCTCCTGGCTGCGGCAGTGAGGAAGCGGCTGGGCCTGCAGGGCTTTGAAGGACATGGAGCCCATGGGGTGGCAGGACACTGAGCGAGGACAAACAGGCATGGCTACGGTGATGTACGAGGTGGGAATTTGGAGTGTTTCGAGGAAGGTATGGATCAGGGCAGTGTGAGAGTTTGATGAGCAAGGGTTTGATAAACAGGAGCACGGAGCGAGAGATTGGTAAGGAGAGGAAGAAATGAGAAGGATGCAAAGAGAAGCCGTGAGTTTGGGAAGGCCAGCGGAGGATGGAGAGGAATGAAAAGAAGATGTTTGGTaaaaaacagagaagaagagaaaaaaggcaTTAGTGCTACTGATTGGAAGCAAAACTGCGAATATACTGCAACCATCACTTGGGAACTGTATGTCAATAAAATTAATGTTATGCTTTTAGAGAAGGATGTAGTAGGGCTGATTGGCCAGGTTAGAGATTAAGAgattaagaaaaagaaaaactgacaaCTTTTAAACCCACCACAAAGCAATATGAAAAATGTTCCATTCACTTTGTGCTGTTAAACTATAGGAGTGGTTTGTAAAACCAATCCCTACTCTTAAAAAGGTCCCAGTGTTGGAAGCAACTCATTCAGTCAGAATAAACTACTTATTATGGATGCATTACACCCGACACCACATTGAGGAAGTGAGCATgcagaaaaaacacaagaagTGCACCTCAACACACTGTAGACAATGTTGAATGCATAAAAGTGTGTGGAGCAGAGGAAAGCAAAAGATACATTGTGTTGCATGCGGGTCAATGTGAGTAGGTTTATGTGAGCGTAAGAGAGAGtaagattattaaaaaaaacacaaaggacAACACAGCAATGCAACacaatagaaacagaaatacacaACAGGATGTTGTAAAATGCAAGGAAAAGTAGTGCACTTCAACAAACAAACGCATTAATTTTGGGCCATCAAAAAATGGCCACTTACAGCCTATATGGGCCTGCAGAGTATCTTCTTtctagggctgctccctcttagtcaattagtcgactaatcggtcgttttggtcttagtcaactaagatttctttagtcgattagtcgtgttttatgcttttttcatgttgaatgacttatttccaagaaacgtatgagcacatctctggtaaacacaagaattaaagtggtgcttttgtatgactctttgcagagaaactcagatttacagatctgtcgattaaatcaactaatcgattagtcgatacgattgaatgagtgttagtcgactaagaatttctttaaatcgagcacagccctacttctttcatatttaatatttctAAATCATTTACATTATTGAAGTCATATTTcagcataacacacacacacacacacacacacacacacacacaatatctaAAGCCATTGTTGCTGTGGTAACAACAGTGGGAGACAGGGAACGATAATAGGAGAGTACTTCCTGAACAGCTtactagagtgtgtgtgtgtgtgtgtgtgtgtgtgtgtgtgtgtgtgtgtgtgtgaactctgAGTGCCTGATACAGGCTGGGTAAGGAAGTTTCAGACAGTGTAATGCTTTAAGTCAGGCCAAATCTGATTAACATCCGAACCCGCAATGGTCAAGAGGCTAAAGTATACATAGTATACACAGTATACAGCAAATAGTTATTGCACTACAGTATGAGCTGTGAGTTTTAAGAGCATTCGTAAACATTCTCTATTTCACTCACAATTGACCATAAGAGCCAGGAGGGGTCATTCATGTGGGATGTGTGTATATTACCTGTTTGCTCTCCAGACAGACTCATGGCACTGCGGCTACGAGCCAGGTAGGAGTGTGTTGGCTGCTGCAGGCGGTTCACCACGTTGGTCTCCCATGGCGTCAACGGAAGATGGCGCAGGCCTGagcacacacccaaacacatgTAACATTTGAGGCTTGATAACAACTTAAACTATTAACCGCCCACTGATTAGCCTAAGCAATCAGTCAAAGACGATTATAAATGATGCGTAATTACTGTATTTGTTATTCATTCCTTCCCTCGCACTGCACAGCAGTGGAGGCCAGAGCTTAAATGAAGTCATAACCATGCACAGGCGGTTGTTACACCTACACCTGCATGCACCAGTCTGTTTTTTATGAGAGGAAGCAAACAGCCTGGAGTAAAGCGCAAACCAAGAGCAGACACAGGAGGGGAGCATTCAAATAAACAGAGCAGAACAAAGGGCATATTGCATTTGCATTCTAAGAAAATTATCTTTACTTAAGCTTGaagaaaaatatgaattaatCTGGCAAATTGTTCAAAAAATGCTGAAAACTTAAGTTAAACTATTTGGCTATGCAGTCTTGGTACCTGGGTAGGAATGTTGGGATACTGTATAAAATGTGTAGCTTATTAAGCAGAAGTGGACAATGCAACATGTAAAATCTTCATGATAGGCTGATTTGCCACTTAAAAGAGAGACAAAGGACAATTTCTTAGGCAAAACATGCAGCACTGCTCGCTCTAATAATGAAGCAGAGTAAAAGGTTGCAGGTTTCAGGATGAGGGGCGAAGATACAACTGGGCTGGAAACTGTGCCAAGGAACCTAAGTCTCTAATCTACACCACCACTTTGTATTCAAGCAATGCAGTGGTTTCAGAGTTAGTGTTCCACTCTGTAAATATGTGGCGTTCCTTACAGTGTCCGTTTGAGTGTGCAGTGTTTGCATGAAACGTGGCACATGATCACATGCCATGTCTATAATTATGTGCACCTCTAATGGTCGAAATGTGGATGATTTTCAGCTGGGATAAAAACAGCATCCAGTGttcccacaaaaacaaaaagattatCAGAGGATTAGAGAAAGGGGTCACAgtagaggggaaaaaaatcccTCTGATGAAACACAGAAgtgcaaacacatgcacatttaTATCATAATGTAAATATTGCAGATCATATAATTCTGTAAAGTAGGACTTCGTTACTCAAGTTGTCATATTAAATGTCATCCAGGTTCAAAGCTAAAATGATCTATTTACAGATGAAAAAACGTATGTACGAAAAGGATTGTACAGCTAAACATATCGTTAtcaatgttttcttaatttaacTAAGACAGTACACAGGGTAATAACAATTACAATTCCTCAACAGTTTCCAGCCCATGATCTTTTTGCTTTGCAACATAGTGTGTAACATATATGTGGGACCAAGCTGCAAAAAGTTCCCAgaaaacacctgtgtttttGTGCTGGGTGGTCTTTCCCTGGTGTAGGCGGGGTTTTGACTGAGCTTTGCTAATGACAGGGGAGGAGGATGTTCTCATCTGTAAGCCTGTCAGCAACATATGAACATCAAAGAATACATAAAGTAAATTAGCACTTCAAAAATGTATACTtaaagaatagtttgacattctgAGACAGTTAGATGAGGAGATCACTACCACTCCCATATCTGCCCATTGAATATGGAGATACAGCCAGCGTGTTAGCTTAGCCTAACCTAGCATAAAGACTTCCAAAAATGGAAAATAGCTAGCCCATTTCTGTCCACACATAACAAAATAAACCTACTAGCCCCTCTAAAACGTACCTTATATCGTGTTTGTTTGAGCCGTACAAAAGCTTAAGTGTAAAAAACAACAGGTAGTGGTTTTAGGGGGGCCATGTGCTATTTCTTGTCTTAACGCAATGACTTCCTGAAGTCTCTGCTGACTGCCAACCTCAAGACAAGACTCTCATAAGGCCACATCGTCATTGATATATGTTTTTGTAGGGAatgaacaaacaagatataacatgttaattagtggcTGCTTTTTTTCCCCGATCGTACAGAGCCAGTCTAGCTCTTTCCCCCTATTTCCAgtctaagctaagctaagctaagctaagctatctgtctgctggctgtagcctcATATTAACCGTACAGATATGGCAGTGGTACCAGTCTTTTCATCtaaaccaaaatgtattttaatgtatcattttgttttttttccatatcaatGTCACCGTATCCCCAAATCTTATATcgtaaataaaagaaaacaacaatgaGCACAAGAGtcacaacaaacacaaatgaCATGAGAAACAGCCAAAAGGCGGTGGATATTGTAatgaaaagtattgttttttttgtgtgttcaaGTTAATTTTCATTACCTCGGTCTGGTGAGTGTAGGAGTGTGGCAGAGGAGTAGGAGAGGCGCTTGGTAAAAACAGGGTCTGTGTGTTTGGATAAATTCATTGTGGACACTGACCGCCTGTCAGCATCTAGAAACAAAGAAGAAAcatcataaaataaaatgaatgatgtaTTGAACAGGTGGACTTAAAGGAAGAAAGAGAGCTGGAGCCAACAATCTATTTTTGAAGGGTTACTCTAGTCTATTCTGGTTAAGGGGTTAGATTTGAAAAAACTACCAACATGTTGCTAAAGGGGAAAATATATTAGTAAATGAATTAGTGCTTAATGAGTCTTATGTAGTCTAAAAATGGAGCTAAAGTGGTTTGAATGAATGACCCTGTGTCTTGGGATATAAGTTCAAGTTAAACTGGTTTGCTACatgcaaataaaacaacaaacactAATCATGCCATTCACATTGGCCTACATTTACACTAATGCCAGCGCTATAACGGTACTGTACAGTTACAGTGCTAGAGCCAGCGGTCTAACACTGGCACGCTAACTGACACAGTGCTATCATATTCACATTGGGAGGTCACTCCGTATCTGCGGTAGAGACTGAAAGCACTCTGCATGTGCTCCAGTCCAGCAAGGTCGAGTGGATAGAGGAAAGCTGACTCGACAAAACCTGGACCAGAAGGTGAGAGGACAATGGCAAAGAAAcaaagagcagagaggagatggagatgcgagagagagagagagatggagatgcgagagagagagagagatggagatgcgagagagagagagagagagagagagagagagagagagagagagagagaagttgcGTTTGAGAATAagggaaaaagagagggaggggcaGAGCAGGGTGTGAGTCAGCAGTGACAACAGAGGGCAGCGGATCTGCAAAGTTAACATATAAACATGGCAGAACAATACTGGCACGCAGACATATTTacacaagacac
It contains:
- the si:ch73-217b7.1 gene encoding ensconsin isoform X2 is translated as MPDSKVQGGGGCSRGKWKLRKGGSRSAIPALFTITEEEEERRDARRRKKRASYSRYKSEDGRASSATRPSSSGSGQTYTPTLTPTPTLTHTTTSNSPGNNVATKTDSLLFNKIDERQRLARERRVEREKQNAVKEAQWQAREERARQHYEKQLEERRKKMEEQRIKEDKRRAAVEEKRRQKLEEDQVRHEAVIRRTLERSQKTRQKPNRWSWGGVLHTNTPSTTAGFVESAFLYPLDLAGLEHMQSAFSLYRRYGVTSQYADRRSVSTMNLSKHTDPVFTKRLSYSSATLLHSPDRGLQMRTSSSPVISKAQSKPRLHQGKTTQHKNTGLRHLPLTPWETNVVNRLQQPTHSYLARSRSAMSLSGEQTVSCHPMGSMSFKALQAQPLPHCRSQERNLSRGAVSSTTTTARRRTTGNTQQKDRDHVRKSWSNLSLPLAPILSLPPNKRSSSPSKKTSKVTAPSPGRTPQKTGGRPPTPKLLKSPGTEDPGNLRPYRITPESPQPTRVREGEEEEQVLTPLQPRPQPLGQNKTSDEQTPAAASESVSSPPAHKPSAGTTDPEEASRILTENRRLAREQREREEEERKQQEEQRRLAKEEMARRKAEERAKREEEAQRQAEEMRRKEEEERKVEGERLQKEREEAERLQKQKEEEESRQREEAERLRQEREKHFQKEEAERLERKKRLEEIMKRTRRSDTTEKKVVPNRNGNSAVTPAAASPSAVTVSPTHNSNGRQPEPNPNPNTTTLSHPDQRENGEFEEVIVLPSHSRLSPPEGEEQQQQQQEGEERVPVLAFRENGLLKPLGGIEDISAQQGPDVA
- the si:ch73-217b7.1 gene encoding ensconsin isoform X1, which translates into the protein MPDSKVQGGGGCSRGKWKLRKGGSRSAIPALFTITEEEEERRDARRRKKRASYSRYKSEDGRASSATRPSSSGSGQTYTPTLTPTPTLTHTTTSNSPGNNVATKTDSLLFNKIDERQRLARERRVEREKQNAVKEAQWQAREERARQHYEKQLEERRKKMEEQRIKEDKRRAAVEEKRRQKLEEDQVRHEAVIRRTLERSQKTRQKPNRWSWGGVLHTNTPSTTAGFVESAFLYPLDLAGLEHMQSAFSLYRRYGVTSQYADRRSVSTMNLSKHTDPVFTKRLSYSSATLLHSPDRGLQMRTSSSPVISKAQSKPRLHQGKTTQHKNTGLRHLPLTPWETNVVNRLQQPTHSYLARSRSAMSLSGEQTAMPVCPRSVSCHPMGSMSFKALQAQPLPHCRSQERNLSRGAVSSTTTTARRRTTGNTQQKDRDHVRKSWSNLSLPLAPILSLPPNKRSSSPSKKTSKVTAPSPGRTPQKTGGRPPTPKLLKSPGTEDPGNLRPYRITPESPQPTRVREGEEEEQVLTPLQPRPQPLGQNKTSDEQTPAAASESVSSPPAHKPSAGTTDPEEASRILTENRRLAREQREREEEERKQQEEQRRLAKEEMARRKAEERAKREEEAQRQAEEMRRKEEEERKVEGERLQKEREEAERLQKQKEEEESRQREEAERLRQEREKHFQKEEAERLERKKRLEEIMKRTRRSDTTEKKVVPNRNGNSAVTPAAASPSAVTVSPTHNSNGRQPEPNPNPNTTTLSHPDQRENGEFEEVIVLPSHSRLSPPEGEEQQQQQQEGEERVPVLAFRENGLLKPLGGIEDISAQQGPDVA
- the si:ch73-217b7.1 gene encoding ensconsin isoform X5 → MPDSKVQGGGGCSRGKWKLRKGGSRSAIPALFTITEEEEERRDARRRKKRASYSRYKSEDGRASSATRPSSSGSGQTYTPTLTPTPTLTHTTTSNSPGNNVATKTDSLLFNKIDERQRLARERRVEREKQNAVKEAQWQAREERARQHYEKQLEERRKKMEEQRIKEDKRRAAVEEKRRQKLEEDQVRHEAVIRRTLERSQKTRQKPNRWSWGGVLHTNTPSTTDADRRSVSTMNLSKHTDPVFTKRLSYSSATLLHSPDRGLQMRTSSSPVISKAQSKPRLHQGKTTQHKNTGLRHLPLTPWETNVVNRLQQPTHSYLARSRSAMSLSGEQTAMPVCPRSVSCHPMGSMSFKALQAQPLPHCRSQERNLSRGAVSSTTTTARRRTTGNTQQKDRDHVRKSWSNLSLPLAPILSLPPNKRSSSPSKKTSKVTAPSPGRTPQKTGGRPPTPKLLKSPGTEDPGNLRPYRITPESPQPTRVREGEEEEQVLTPLQPRPQPLGQNKTSDEQTPAAASESVSSPPAHKPSAGTTDPEEASRILTENRRLAREQREREEEERKQQEEQRRLAKEEMARRKAEERAKREEEAQRQAEEMRRKEEEERKVEGERLQKEREEAERLQKQKEEEESRQREEAERLRQEREKHFQKEEAERLERKKRLEEIMKRTRRSDTTEKKVVPNRNGNSAVTPAAASPSAVTVSPTHNSNGRQPEPNPNPNTTTLSHPDQRENGEFEEVIVLPSHSRLSPPEGEEQQQQQQEGEERVPVLAFRENGLLKPLGGIEDISAQQGPDVA
- the si:ch73-217b7.1 gene encoding ensconsin isoform X6, which gives rise to MPDSKVQGGGGCSRGKWKLRKGGSRSAIPALFTITEEEEERRDARRRKKRASYSRYKSEDGRASSATRPSSSGSGQTYTPTLTPTPTLTHTTTSNSPGNNVATKTDSLLFNKIDERQRLARERRVEREKQNAVKEAQWQAREERARQHYEKQLEERRKKMEEQRIKEDKRRAAVEEKRRQKLEEDQVRHEAVIRRTLERSQKTRQKPNRWSWGGVLHTNTPSTTAGFVESAFLYPLDLAGLEHMQSAFSLYRRYGVTSQYADRRSVSTMNLSKHTDPVFTKRLSYSSATLLHSPDRGLRHLPLTPWETNVVNRLQQPTHSYLARSRSAMSLSGEQTVSCHPMGSMSFKALQAQPLPHCRSQERNLSRGAVSSTTTTARRRTTGNTQQKDRDHVRKSWSNLSLPLAPILSLPPNKRSSSPSKKTSKVTAPSPGRTPQKTGGRPPTPKLLKSPGTEDPGNLRPYRITPESPQPTRVREGEEEEQVLTPLQPRPQPLGQNKTSDEQTPAAASESVSSPPAHKPSAGTTDPEEASRILTENRRLAREQREREEEERKQQEEQRRLAKEEMARRKAEERAKREEEAQRQAEEMRRKEEEERKVEGERLQKEREEAERLQKQKEEEESRQREEAERLRQEREKHFQKEEAERLERKKRLEEIMKRTRRSDTTEKKVVPNRNGNSAVTPAAASPSAVTVSPTHNSNGRQPEPNPNPNTTTLSHPDQRENGEFEEVIVLPSHSRLSPPEGEEQQQQQQEGEERVPVLAFRENGLLKPLGGIEDISAQQGPDVA